The Mucilaginibacter rubeus genomic interval TTGAACTGAAGACACATAAAATTACTCATCAGGATATAGGGCAGCTACAGATGTATGTAAATTATTTTGACCGGGTTGAAAAGCTGGCACATGAAACGCCTACGGTCGGTATACTTTTATGCCTGGAAAAAAACGATACTGTCGTCAAATTTTCTTTGCCGGAAAACAGCAACATTTTCGCGACCCGTTATCAATTATATCTGCCTACTGCGGATCAGTTACTGACAGAAGTTCAAAAGGAATTGAAGAAGCAGCAAAGATTAAATGACCAATAAATGCTATGTAATCCCTCGAATTTGATGTGGTTGTTTGCGGCATCAAATGTTTAAACCTAAAATATACTTTAAAGAAATCACATCCGACTCGGATAACATCGGATAACAGGAACGGTCACTGCTGCGATTTTTGCTTCATAATTCTTAATTAAATATTATGGCGGCAATCGAGTTACTTACCAGAGACGACTTGCAGCAATTTCGGCTGCAATTGTTAGAGGATATTAAATCCATCATCTCGGCACCAAAAGTACAAGCAAAGCAATGGCTTAAAAGCGCGGAAGTCCGTAAATTGCTCAGTATATCTTCAAGCACATTGCAAACCCTTCGCATTAACGGAACTATCCGGTTTTCACGTGTCGGCAAGATCATGTATTATAAAAATGACGATATTCTGAAATTATTGGAGGGCGAGAATTGAGTCAAGCATTCAGGCAATTGCAGCGCTTTTATGACAGGGCCAACCGGGACAGTCGCCTTCTGCCAAGCCATATCAGTTTATATTTCGGACTGATATGGCTTTGGAGCATCAATGAGTTTTCACCAAAAT includes:
- a CDS encoding helix-turn-helix domain-containing protein, which encodes MAAIELLTRDDLQQFRLQLLEDIKSIISAPKVQAKQWLKSAEVRKLLSISSSTLQTLRINGTIRFSRVGKIMYYKNDDILKLLEGEN